Part of the Flagellimonas eckloniae genome, TTTTTTGGTTTCTTCAAAAATTTCTTGTTGTATGGCATCTCTTTTACTGGAGTATAATTGTTCCGGTGTATAGCGCCCTACAACACTCCTAGCAGCAGAACGAATGGTAGGGAGTAAAACACGATCTACATAAGACTCGCCTTTTTCTTGATGCAATTTTCCTAAATCTCCATATTTTGGTTGAAACCATGCTGAAGCATCCAGCTTTATTTCCAATCCATTGGAAGAAAGCACTTGCATTTTTTCAAAAACCTCTTGCTGTCTAACTTCATAAACGTATACCTTGTTCCAGGGAGCCACTAAATGAAAACCTTCCCCTAGGGCAGGCTCATCCGTTACAACACCGCCTCCAAAGGTTTTGTACAAAACTCCCGCTTCACCTGATCCAATGGTAACCGCAGACTTTGAAATCAATATTATTGCGAAAATAATAACTGCCACTACGGGCAGTGCAATTTTTGGTAATCTATCCATTTTATTTATTTTATATTAATCCGTTATATTTTCTGACAATCCATTCCAATGCAAGGGTCAATGCAATAAAACCTAACAAGACCCTAAAATCGATTAAAGATACGACATTTTGCTTGCTCTTTTGAACAGGGACATACTGTTCGGATGTTGATAAAACCTCTATGAGCGAATCCAACGTATTTGGAAAGTAAACTTTTGCATTTGTGCTTTCTGCAAGCTGTTGTAGTTTTTTATGATTGGCTGAAATCAATTGTTTTTCAGGATTGAAATCCAATATTTTAAATGACCCTGATCTCTTTAGGTTTTCCTTTTGCGCAGTTACCTTAAAAGTATATTCTCCTGCTTCCAAATCACTTAAATCGGCTTCAAAAAAAGAACCTTTCAATAGCATTGGTGATTCTCTGGAAAAATTATTTCCTTGCCCCTTTACTTCAATATTAATGTTTGAATTTGGGTCAAAGACATAGCTTTCATCAAAATATGATGCCCTAACTTTTGCAACACTTGAATCATCATAGACAAAATCAAAATCCAATTCCAATCTACTCCTTTGGTTGTTGCTGGTTAAATAAATCATCAACCTACCAATAAAGTCGTCAAAACTCTTAAAGCTTTTACTATTACGATATACTTGAGCTCTCCATTTCCACAAGTTTTCTCCAAATAGAACGGCCTCCTTTTGTTTGTTTTCAGCAATAATTGTAAAAAGCGGTTTATCTAAAGTAATCCCTCTAATGTTCTGGAAAAGTATGGCCTCCGCATTTTTCTTGAGCGTGATATCTCCTAAATTGTTTTGCAGTGGAGGAAAATCCGTTACGCTGAAATCTGAAAGTCCAAAAATGTCAAAAGCATTGTTGAGAACGGGTAGTATTTCCTCACTTTGATTGAAGTTTTCTTTTGAAAAACTTTGCTGGGCATTGTTGACGAAGCCCCAATCTGTTTTTGTGCCCGTAATGGTAAAAGTACTCGGTTTTGTCTTGGAAAGGTAATTGTAAATGTTTCTGAATGTACGATCTGGCTGATACAGAATAAAGACATCGGTGTCCTCAAATCTATCAACGGAAACCGTTGGCTTTAAAATATTGACAGAGCGCTGTTCATTCACCTCAATTGATTTTTTTAGCGCGCCTATATCTGGGTGCAGTATATCAGAAACAATGGTGATATTGGTTTTTTCGTCAATAACCTCAATTGCAGTTTCCTTTTTATTGTTGAACTTATTTCTCTCGTTTGCTAATTCCTGAACTTCAATTTTTATTGATTTTATGCCTACACTTTCAGCTTCTAAAAGCGCGTTGATGGTTTTACTGTTCTCATTTGTGCCAAAGCTTACGTTTTCTCTATAAATGGATTTCCCGTTCATTGAAATGGTTACCATTTTTGAAACGGGTCTCGCGCCTTGATATAAAATGGTGGCCTCAATCGGAAACTTATTTTTAAGAAAGGCATACGTATTCGTATTTACCAGACCGATAGAAATATCTTCATACGCCGTAGTATCTCCAATAACAACTGGATTGACTGATAGTGTTTTACTTAGATCTAGGTAAGTGTAATCCCTTCCCAAAGTTTGGTTGCCATCCGTAAAAAGAACTACTGTATTGGAATTTGAGGAAAAAATTTCATCTGTCTTTAAAAGGGCATTGGCAATATCAGTATTCTTTTTCTGAAAACTGAGTGAGTCCGTTTCTACGATTTCAACACCAAATGCATACTGATGCATTGAAAAACGCTCATTGAGAGCTTCATTTTCAATTACTTTCATTACCTGCCCGGTCACCACAGCTTTCTCCGAAGACTCTTGCATAGAGAAAGAATCATCAACCAAAACAATGAGATTGCTTTTTTCTATGAAATATTCTTGTTTTGTAAACTTCGGATTTATCAGTATAAGAAGTGTGCAAAAAAGTGTCAAAAACCGAAGTCCGGCCAAAAAAGTTTTGAGTGTGCCTTTTCTTTGATTCTTATAAAAGTATTGATAAAATACGATGGTAAGGGCAACGATTGCTGCCAAGATAATAAGGAGTACCGTACGTATTTCCATTCATTTTAGGTTAGCATACCGCCATCAACGTTGATTACTTGACCAGTAACGTAAGCTGATAAATCTGAAGCCAGGTACAAACATGCATTGGCAACATCTTCAGGACTTCCGCCTCTTTTTAATGGAATGGCATCTCTCCAGCCCTGAACTGTTTTTTCATCCAATTTATCTGTCATCTCCGTTTCAATAAAACCAGGTGCTATGGCATTGCAACGAATATTTCTAGAGCCAAGTTCAAGGGCTACAGATTTGGTAAATCCAATCATACCGGCCTTGGAAGCAGCATAGTTTGTCTGTCCTGCATTTCCTTTTACCCCAACAACACTGCTCATATTTATGATGGATCCTTTGCGTTGTTTCAACAAGGTGCGCTGTACAGCTTTGGTCATATTAAAGACAGATTTTAAATTGATTTCTATCACTTTATCAAAATCTTCTTCGCCCATTCGCATCAGCAAATTGTCTTTCGTAATTCCTGCATTGTTGATGAGCACATCAATGCCATCAAAATCTTCCAATACTTTTGCAACCAACTCTTCTGACTCTGAAAAACTTGCAGCATTACTTTTATAAGCTTTTGCTTTTACGCCCAAATTGGTAAGTTCCTTTTCCAATTCAAGAGCCGGAGCTTCACTAGAGCTATAGGTGAAAGCCACATTGGCCCCATGTTGTCCAAATACCTGTGCTATCCCTCTTCCTATTCCTCTGCTTGCACCTGTAATAATTACATTTTTGCCTTCTAAAAGTTTCATGCTATTCCAAATTTATTCGAATGGTTGTTGACCAAATATAGTTTTTGTTTTACTTTTTGATGAAAAAAAATCCCGTATTACACGGGATTTACAATAGTTTTAACGATTGGTTACCCAATCACCTCTTTTACCTTTACACCTATTTTCGCTGGAGAATCCACAACGTGGATTCCACATTCGCTCATGATTCTTTTTTTAGCTTGCGCTGTATCATCACTACCTCCAACTATAGCACCTGCATGTCCCATGGTTCTCCCAGCGGGAGCAGTTTCACCAGCTATAAATCCTACAATGGGCTTTTTGCTTCCACTTTCTTTATACCATTTGGCTGCATCAGCCTCCAGTTGGCCACCAATCTCACCAATCATTACCACACATTCAGTCTCAGGATCATTAATTAGAAGTTCTACGGCTTCTTTTGTAGTTGTTCCAATAATTGGATCTCCACCAATTCCAATGGCAGTAGTAATTCCCAATCCTTGGCGCACTACCTGATCGGCAGCTTCATATGTCAATGTTCCAGATTTTGAAACAATACCCACATTTCCTTTTTTGAAAACAAATCCTGGCATGATTCCTACTTTTGCCTCTTCAGGTGTGATAACGCCTGGGCAGTTAGGACCTACAAGTGTACAGTCTAGGTTCTTAATGTAATCATTTGCCTTGACCATATCAGCAACAGGAATCCCTTCGGTAATCGTTATAATTACCTTAATGCCTGCACTTGCTGCTTCCATGATGGCGTCCGCTGCAAATGCTGGTGGTACAAAAATAATAGTCGTATCGGCACCAACATGTTTAACCGCATCTTCAACGGTATTGAAAACTGGCTTGCCCAAATGTTCCTGACCTCCTTTTCCAGGTGTAACACCACCAACTACGTTGGTTCCATACTCGATCATTTGACCAGCATGGAAAGTTCCTTCACTCCCTGTAAAACCTTGAACAATTATTTTTGAATCCTTATTTACTAGAACACTCATATTTTTTAATTATTTCGCTGGACAAAAGTATGGCTTTGCCCCTAAAATTTAAAGTAAATTTTGTGCTATTTCTGCTTAGCCTTCTTAAGCATTGATGGAATATTCTTTATTATGGCCAACTCTTTCATTTTTGCCCGGGCTTCCAAGGCCGGACTTCCAAAATATGTCTTGCCGCCTTCCAAACTGTTTGCAACTCCAGATTGTGCATAAACAACAGCGCCTTTACCAATGGTAATACCACTAATAACTCCAACCTGTCCCCATAAAGTGACTTCATCTTCAACAACCACACAACCAGCTATTCCTGTATGGGAAGCAATGAGACATTTTTTGCCAATCACGGTATCATGGCCTATTTGTATTTGATTATCGAGTTTTGTTCCTTCTCCAATGGTGGTATCACCGGTAACACCCCTATCTATGCTGCATGAAGCTCCTATGTCTACATTGTCCTTAATGACCACTCTACCTCCTGAAAGTAATTTGTCAAATCCTTCTGGTCTGTTTTTATAATAGAATGCGTCTGCCCCTAGTACCGTTCCGCTATGGATTGTCACGTTATTTCCAATTACGCAATTGTCATAGATGGTGACATTGGCATGAATGATACAATCCTTTCCAATATTCACATTATTGCCTATAAAGGTGTTAGGTTGTATTATGGTGCCTTCTCCAATTTTTGCTGTTGGTGCTATTGTGGTACTGGCACTCTGAAAGGGTTTGAAAAATTGGGTTAGTTTGTTGAAATCAGTGAAAGGATCTTGGGAAATAAGTAGTGCCTTACCCTCTGGACATTCTACTTGTTTGTTGATGAGAACCACCGTGGCTCTGGATTCCAATGCTTTATCATAATACTTTGGATGATCTACAAAAACTATATCCCCTTCCTCAACCACATGAATTTCATTCATTCCCAATACTGGAAAATCATCATTCCCAACATAACTGGAACCAATAATTTCTGAAATTTCCTTTAGGGTATACGATTTTGGGAATTTCATTACGGACTATTCTTTTATCCGTTCTAAGTAGGCTCCTTTTTCAGTATCCACTTTTATTTTATCCCCTTCATTGATAAACAATGGAACATTTACCCGAGCTCCAGTTTCAACCGTAGCGGGCTTTGTGGCATTGGTTGCAGTATTACCCTTAACTCCAGGTTCTGTGTGGGTTATTTCCAAAATAACACTTGCGGGCATATCAACAGATAGTGGCATACTGTCCTCAGTATTAAAAAGAATAGTCACAACCTCTCCTTCTTTTAAAAGGTCAGGTGCATCCAACGAACTTTTCTCCAATGTAATTTGATTGTAATCGTCTGTATTCATAAAATGAAACGTATCTCCTTCTGCATAGAGATACTGGTAAGATCTTGTCTCTACCCGTACATCATCTATTTTATGTCCTGCGGAAAATGTATTGTCTATTACTTTTCCCGTAGTAACACTTTTTAGCTTTGTTCGTACAAAAGCAGGTCCTTTACCTGGTTTTACATGAAGAAACTCAATTATCTTGAAAATATCATGATTGTATTTGATGCACAATCCTTTTCTAATATCTGAAGTACTTGCCATAATTTTAATTTGAACTGAAATAGCCTTTCATGATTCCTCTTTGCGAATCCCTAATAAATTGAAGGATTTCATCACGTTCCGGAGTTGCTTCCATTTCTGCCTCTATTATTGAAGCTGCTTGGGAGTTATTATAGTTTTTTTGATACAATATTCGATAAATGTTTTGGATCTCTCTTATTTTATTTGCCTCGAACCCTCTTCTTCGTAAACCTATTGAATTGATTCCAACGTAAGAAAGTGGCTCTCTTGCAGCTTTGACAAAGGGAGGTACATCCTTTCTTACCAAAGATCCACCCGTAACGAAAGCATGGTTTCCTATTGAAACAAATTGGTGCACAGCCACCATTCCGGCCAATACCACATTTTGTCCAATGGTAACATGACCTGCCAATGTAGAATCATTACTAAAGATACAACCGTCACCAACAAAACAGTCATGGGCAACGTGACAATAGGCCATAATCAAACAGTTATTGCCGATTACTGTTTTCATACGATCAGATGTACCTTTATTGATGGTGGCACATTCCCGTATGGTTGTATTGTTCCCTATATGAACCGTGGTCTCTTCTCCTTTATATTTTAAGTCTTGTGGCATTGCAGAGATGACTGCTCCCGGGAAAATGTTACAATTCTTTCCTATTCGGGCGCCTTCCATTATGGTAACATTGGAACCTATCCACGTACCCTGTCCAATTGTGACATTGTTGTGAATTGTAGTAAAAGGCTCAATCACCACATTTTTGGCAATTTTTGCTCCTGGATGGACATAAGCAAGTGGCTGATTCATTTAGTCGTTTTTGGTTTTTACAATTTGAGCCATTAATTCAGCTTCGGAGACCAATTTTCCGTTTGCATAGGCATATGCTTGCATATGACAAATTCCACGTCGAATAGGTGAAATCAAATCACATTTAAATATCAACGTATCTCCAGGAACTACTTGTTGTTTGAATTTGACATTATCTATCTTCATGAAAAAGGTAAGATAGTTTTCTGGGTCAGGAACTGTACTAAGAACCAAAATACCTCCAGTTTGTGCCATTGCCTCTACCTGTAGAACGCCAGGCATTACTGGAGCTCCTGGAAAATGACCCACAAAGAAAGGCTCATTCATAGTAACATTTTTAACGCCAACAACATGGGTATCTGAAAGTTCCAAGATTTTATCTACGAGCAAAAAAGGAGGTCTATGCGGCAACATATCCATGATTTGGGTAACATCCATCAGTGGAGTTTGATTCAAATCATAAGTTGGGACCTTATTCCTTTTTTCTATTTTAATTATTTTGGAAAGTTTCTTCGCAAATTGTGTGTTCACATAATGTCCCGGCTTATTGGCGATGACTTTACCTCTAATACGAGTACCTGCTAATGCCAAGTCGCCAACCACATCCAATAATTTATGGCGAGCCGCTTCATTGGGATAGTGCAATGTAAGATTGTCTAATATACCATTTGGCTTTACAGACAATTTTTCTTTATTGAAAGCTTTTTCGAGTTTTTTCATTGTGGATTCTGAAATCTCTTTGTCCACATAAACGATAGCATTATTAAGGTCCCCGCCTTTTATAAGTCCATGCTCCAATAGCATTTCCAACTCATGTAAAAAGCTAAAGGTACGCGCATCGGCTATATCAGTCTTAAAATTGGAAATTTGTTCCAAAGTAGCATTTTGAGTACCTAAAACCTTAGTTCCAAAATCGACCATTGTAGTTATCTGATACTCATCGGATGGGATTACGGTAATTTCGCTACCGGTAGCTTCATCCTTATAGGTAATCACATCTTTGACTATGTATTCTTCACGATTCTGTTCTTGTTCTACAATTCCTGCTTCTTCAAGGGCCTCAACAAAAAACTTTGAAGAACCGTCCATGATAGGAGGTTCTGGAGAATCCAATTCTATAAGAACATTATCAATGTCAAGGCCTACCAAGGCAGCAAGAACATGTTCTGAAGTTTGGATTTTTACGCCATTTTTTTCAAGATTGGTGCCACGTTGCGTGTTCACAACATAGTTGGCATCTGCCTCAATTATTGGTTCTCCTTCAAGGTCTACTCTTTTAAAGGCAAACCCATGATTTTCCTTAGCGGGAACAAAAGTCATCGTAACATTTTCTCCGGTATGTAACCCTACTCCTTCTAAGGTTACTTTTTTATTTATGGTTCGTTGTTTGATATTGGTCTTATTCACCTTCTACTTTTTTTTCAAGGTTGGTGATTGTATTTACCAACTTTGGTAAATTTTTAAAATGTACGTATGATTTATTATAGTCTCCGTAATTTAATGCCGGTGATCCTTGAAGAACCTCATCATCCTTAACGTTTCTTCCTATCCCTGACTGAGCTTGGATTCTCACTCTATCTCCAATTGTAATATGTCCAACAATACCAACTTGTCCGCCAATGAGGCAATATTTCCCTATTTTGGTGGAACCCGCAATTCCAGTTTGTGCCGCAATAGCAGTATGCTCTCCAATCTCTACATTATGGGCAATTTGTATTTGATTGTCTAATTTTACTCCCTTTCTCAAAATTGTTGAACCTAAAGTGGCTCTATCAATTGTTGTTCCGGCACCTACGTCTACGTTTTCTTCCAAGATAACATTTCCCGTTTGTGGCACCTTACTATATTCTCCCTTTTCATTTGGAGTAAAACCAAAACCATCAGCTCCAATTATTGCTCCACTATGAATTACACATGTCTCTCCAACTATTGATTCCGAATATATCTTTGCTCCTGCATATACAATTACATTATTGCCAATGGTTACATTGTCTCCAATATATACGTTAGGGTAAATTTTCACATTCTCCCCTATTTTCACATTATCTCCCAAATAAGAAAAAGCTCCAAGATAAAATCCATCTCCATATGAAGCACTTTCCGAAATAAAAGTTGGATTTTCAATACCAGACTTATTGTTCTTTACTTGGTTATAATACTCCAATAACTTTGAAAAAGACTTATAGGCATCCTCTACCTTTATTAATGTAGTGGATAAATCTTGTTCAGGAATAAAATCCCTATTAACAATGGTAATGGAAGCTTTAGTAGAGTAAATAAAAGAGGTGTACTTTGGGTTCGCCAAGAAAGTCAGAGATCCTTTTTCACCTTCTTCAATTTTAGATAGTTTGTGAACAGCAATCTGAGGATTTCCCTCAACTTCTCCCTCTAAAAGTCCGGCAATTTGGGTGGCGGTAAATTTCATTGCAGCAAAAGTAACAAAATTTGTTAAACGGGTTCTTTTGGATAACAGCTATAATATTTTGTTACCGTTTTAGAAAGTGCTTTTAAACTAAGTTGGTCAGACTCTTTAAGCACATCAGTAACTTTTCCATTTTTTTTGAGAATATTAATGGCTTGATGGTTTTCATTGTATGCCTTGTTGGAGATTTCTCCTTTGAATACAAAGTAGGAAGCTTCCTCAGCTGTTATCCCATATACTTGGGTTGTCGTTTTTAGTCTTTCAGCCGACCAACGGGCGTCTATAGGGGTATTTTTAATATTTACGTTTAACAATGTTCTATTTAAAAGCATCTTGCACATTTTAGAAAGCACAAAATCATCATAAAACTGCCAGGATTTTAATGCTCCTAGAATATCAATATCATCCAAAAGAGAGAATCTTTTTAAAATTTGAGAATCAAAATTAGCTTTGGTATTATTCTTCAAGAAGAATAGAAAATCTCGGCTTCCATCCAATTCTTTTCCATCTAATATCAACTCTCTGGCCCTCCTCATGATACGAACCAATAATTGTTCGGCAACAAGTCCCGTTTTATGCAGATATACCTGCCAGTACATAAACCTACGCGCCATTAAAAATTTCTCAACCGCATAGATTCCTTTTTCTTCAATCACCAAATTCCCATCAACCACATTCAACATTGAAATGAGGCGTTCCGAATTTATGTTTCCCTCAGTAACCCCAGAATAAAAAC contains:
- a CDS encoding prohibitin family protein, whose amino-acid sequence is MDRLPKIALPVVAVIIFAIILISKSAVTIGSGEAGVLYKTFGGGVVTDEPALGEGFHLVAPWNKVYVYEVRQQEVFEKMQVLSSNGLEIKLDASAWFQPKYGDLGKLHQEKGESYVDRVLLPTIRSAARSVVGRYTPEQLYSSKRDAIQQEIFEETKKIVDGQYIQLNEVLVRDVTLPPTIKEAIERKLKQEQESLEYEFRLVTASKEAEKVRIEAQGKADANRILSASLTDKILQDKGIDATLELSKSPNSKVVIVGSGDSGLPLILGNN
- a CDS encoding bifunctional UDP-3-O-[3-hydroxymyristoyl] N-acetylglucosamine deacetylase/3-hydroxyacyl-ACP dehydratase, translating into MNKTNIKQRTINKKVTLEGVGLHTGENVTMTFVPAKENHGFAFKRVDLEGEPIIEADANYVVNTQRGTNLEKNGVKIQTSEHVLAALVGLDIDNVLIELDSPEPPIMDGSSKFFVEALEEAGIVEQEQNREEYIVKDVITYKDEATGSEITVIPSDEYQITTMVDFGTKVLGTQNATLEQISNFKTDIADARTFSFLHELEMLLEHGLIKGGDLNNAIVYVDKEISESTMKKLEKAFNKEKLSVKPNGILDNLTLHYPNEAARHKLLDVVGDLALAGTRIRGKVIANKPGHYVNTQFAKKLSKIIKIEKRNKVPTYDLNQTPLMDVTQIMDMLPHRPPFLLVDKILELSDTHVVGVKNVTMNEPFFVGHFPGAPVMPGVLQVEAMAQTGGILVLSTVPDPENYLTFFMKIDNVKFKQQVVPGDTLIFKCDLISPIRRGICHMQAYAYANGKLVSEAELMAQIVKTKND
- the efp gene encoding elongation factor P, with amino-acid sequence MASTSDIRKGLCIKYNHDIFKIIEFLHVKPGKGPAFVRTKLKSVTTGKVIDNTFSAGHKIDDVRVETRSYQYLYAEGDTFHFMNTDDYNQITLEKSSLDAPDLLKEGEVVTILFNTEDSMPLSVDMPASVILEITHTEPGVKGNTATNATKPATVETGARVNVPLFINEGDKIKVDTEKGAYLERIKE
- the lpxA gene encoding acyl-ACP--UDP-N-acetylglucosamine O-acyltransferase, producing MNQPLAYVHPGAKIAKNVVIEPFTTIHNNVTIGQGTWIGSNVTIMEGARIGKNCNIFPGAVISAMPQDLKYKGEETTVHIGNNTTIRECATINKGTSDRMKTVIGNNCLIMAYCHVAHDCFVGDGCIFSNDSTLAGHVTIGQNVVLAGMVAVHQFVSIGNHAFVTGGSLVRKDVPPFVKAAREPLSYVGINSIGLRRRGFEANKIREIQNIYRILYQKNYNNSQAASIIEAEMEATPERDEILQFIRDSQRGIMKGYFSSN
- a CDS encoding UDP-3-O-(3-hydroxymyristoyl)glucosamine N-acyltransferase, producing the protein MKFPKSYTLKEISEIIGSSYVGNDDFPVLGMNEIHVVEEGDIVFVDHPKYYDKALESRATVVLINKQVECPEGKALLISQDPFTDFNKLTQFFKPFQSASTTIAPTAKIGEGTIIQPNTFIGNNVNIGKDCIIHANVTIYDNCVIGNNVTIHSGTVLGADAFYYKNRPEGFDKLLSGGRVVIKDNVDIGASCSIDRGVTGDTTIGEGTKLDNQIQIGHDTVIGKKCLIASHTGIAGCVVVEDEVTLWGQVGVISGITIGKGAVVYAQSGVANSLEGGKTYFGSPALEARAKMKELAIIKNIPSMLKKAKQK
- the lpxD gene encoding UDP-3-O-(3-hydroxymyristoyl)glucosamine N-acyltransferase, whose amino-acid sequence is MKFTATQIAGLLEGEVEGNPQIAVHKLSKIEEGEKGSLTFLANPKYTSFIYSTKASITIVNRDFIPEQDLSTTLIKVEDAYKSFSKLLEYYNQVKNNKSGIENPTFISESASYGDGFYLGAFSYLGDNVKIGENVKIYPNVYIGDNVTIGNNVIVYAGAKIYSESIVGETCVIHSGAIIGADGFGFTPNEKGEYSKVPQTGNVILEENVDVGAGTTIDRATLGSTILRKGVKLDNQIQIAHNVEIGEHTAIAAQTGIAGSTKIGKYCLIGGQVGIVGHITIGDRVRIQAQSGIGRNVKDDEVLQGSPALNYGDYNKSYVHFKNLPKLVNTITNLEKKVEGE
- a CDS encoding HD domain-containing protein, whose product is MAQTNKLKVFNDPIYGFIGTPNELIFSLIAHPYFQRLRRISQMGMSYLVYPGAHHTRFHHALGSMHLMTKAIQTLRWKNIEITSEEETGLLCAILLHDIGHGPFSHALEGFIISDLSHEEISLEFMVKLNKEFNGQLDTAIAIFRGKYSKPFMNQLVSSQLDMDRLDYLKRDSFYSGVTEGNINSERLISMLNVVDGNLVIEEKGIYAVEKFLMARRFMYWQVYLHKTGLVAEQLLVRIMRRARELILDGKELDGSRDFLFFLKNNTKANFDSQILKRFSLLDDIDILGALKSWQFYDDFVLSKMCKMLLNRTLLNVNIKNTPIDARWSAERLKTTTQVYGITAEEASYFVFKGEISNKAYNENHQAINILKKNGKVTDVLKESDQLSLKALSKTVTKYYSCYPKEPV
- the sucD gene encoding succinate--CoA ligase subunit alpha — encoded protein: MSVLVNKDSKIIVQGFTGSEGTFHAGQMIEYGTNVVGGVTPGKGGQEHLGKPVFNTVEDAVKHVGADTTIIFVPPAFAADAIMEAASAGIKVIITITEGIPVADMVKANDYIKNLDCTLVGPNCPGVITPEEAKVGIMPGFVFKKGNVGIVSKSGTLTYEAADQVVRQGLGITTAIGIGGDPIIGTTTKEAVELLINDPETECVVMIGEIGGQLEADAAKWYKESGSKKPIVGFIAGETAPAGRTMGHAGAIVGGSDDTAQAKKRIMSECGIHVVDSPAKIGVKVKEVIG
- the fabG gene encoding 3-oxoacyl-[acyl-carrier-protein] reductase is translated as MKLLEGKNVIITGASRGIGRGIAQVFGQHGANVAFTYSSSEAPALELEKELTNLGVKAKAYKSNAASFSESEELVAKVLEDFDGIDVLINNAGITKDNLLMRMGEEDFDKVIEINLKSVFNMTKAVQRTLLKQRKGSIINMSSVVGVKGNAGQTNYAASKAGMIGFTKSVALELGSRNIRCNAIAPGFIETEMTDKLDEKTVQGWRDAIPLKRGGSPEDVANACLYLASDLSAYVTGQVINVDGGMLT